The following coding sequences lie in one Fibrobacter sp. genomic window:
- a CDS encoding PD-(D/E)XK nuclease family transposase, producing MTREEFLAMVKDVHEHPEHLAKYRKKYKNVYPFSDGIFKMLMANEAKPQRTVKFLNAMLGLTGRKAIKTYTLGVPENPGVLNDKTAIFDIYGTTQSGEPVLIEVQQTFNKLFVDRLIYYTGRVVSRTVKKSQDYKLPHIYVLSLLTENQFPKEPDTYLHHAQIVRNRRIFYKKMDIYLVEIEKFFAIDKRTSPCKREATDRAEMLRLFRDVLEENDIPEEKLKKLLDKDFMKDVSLVGYTDETLLNEVDGMTNIIYEKQGSYLQGGEDKANEIALAMLAEGDSVDKIVRVTKLPKQEVVKLKRQAAKELATA from the coding sequence ATGACAAGAGAGGAATTCCTCGCCATGGTCAAGGACGTGCACGAGCATCCCGAACACCTGGCGAAATACCGCAAGAAGTACAAGAACGTTTACCCGTTCAGCGACGGCATCTTCAAGATGCTCATGGCGAACGAGGCCAAGCCGCAGCGCACCGTAAAGTTCCTGAACGCCATGCTCGGGCTTACCGGACGCAAGGCCATCAAGACATACACCCTCGGGGTTCCGGAGAACCCTGGTGTACTGAATGACAAGACCGCCATCTTCGACATCTACGGCACTACGCAATCCGGTGAGCCGGTGCTTATCGAGGTGCAGCAGACATTCAACAAGCTGTTCGTCGACAGGCTCATCTACTACACCGGCCGCGTCGTCTCGCGCACCGTCAAGAAATCGCAAGATTACAAGTTGCCACACATCTACGTGCTCTCGCTTTTGACCGAGAACCAGTTCCCGAAGGAACCGGACACCTACCTGCACCATGCGCAAATCGTGCGGAATCGTCGCATTTTCTACAAAAAAATGGACATCTATCTGGTCGAAATCGAGAAGTTCTTCGCCATCGACAAGCGCACCTCACCGTGCAAGCGCGAAGCGACCGACAGGGCCGAAATGCTGCGCCTGTTCCGCGACGTGCTCGAGGAAAATGATATCCCCGAGGAAAAGCTGAAGAAACTGCTTGACAAGGACTTCATGAAAGATGTATCTTTAGTGGGGTACACCGACGAGACACTCCTGAACGAGGTTGACGGGATGACGAATATTATTTACGAAAAACAGGGATCATATTTGCAGGGTGGCGAAGACAAGGCGAACGAAATCGCCCTCGCGATGCTTGCCGAAGGCGATTCCGTTGACAAAATTGTCCGTGTAACCAAGCTCCCGAAGCAGGAAGTGGTCAAACTGAAGCGGCAAGCCGCGAAAGAACTGGCCACAGCGTAG